One Neoarius graeffei isolate fNeoGra1 chromosome 19, fNeoGra1.pri, whole genome shotgun sequence genomic region harbors:
- the LOC132868035 gene encoding uncharacterized protein LOC132868035, translating to MFPIVLIMSILCQGHAVDYGVEFVTAFPENLAYYFPAELYHTLKITTFLPDTTIQIFMSGTSVNQSFISIPQVFTVNVSGAEVNQFDVSTKSIRIVSNKNITVLSINKRGDSIQANVVLPTTHLGVEYLVPSHNYTELAVQLNTYNYSVVTDSSIVPMDFSYRLLIINAENVSNSVTVTKKTPEKEESTEIALGPFELTQLPSDAFWFKVSSTAKVAVILTNPCIDTENCRCNLVAHQLRPTTFLGTEFIFPPFDDPVNRLVVTSADSVDLSCGSESKTVAPGSIGLLPYLPALDTGSPSFTTSVPASVRVIHPGIIIDLLPKTLFSSCYLVHTNIQTRAFVILIVETATKDDTHMGIKPLSAVTSVNWNDVGDTGYSWASVKLDSCRSCIFWHPTSKIAVYVFEYSELLVLYGGPAISINNEPDPNGCVVVPTEYVLSNVTSSWQASRAYCISKGLILASPNMNFTQQKMVATLNSMNAEGAAWLGLRRSLVTSEWYWHKDVHFSFANWETNQPTSSLCVSMRMEPKGNFTWSSMRCCSSLLPLCARDMVTLGNMNDLSVYPFGASTSVSPGSTTSLSAI from the exons ATGTTCCCCATCGTACTTATTATGTCGATATTATGTCAAG GTCACGCTGTTGACTACGGTGTGGAATTTGTCACAGCATTTCCAGAGAACCTTGCTTACTACTTTCCAGCAGAGCTCTACCACACACTGAAAATCACTACATTCCTCCCTGACACTACTATTCAGATCTTCATGAGTGGTACATCTGTCAACCAAAGTTTCATCAGCATCCCACAGGTGTTCACTGTGAATGTTTCTGGTGCAGAAGTCAATCAATTTGATGTCTCTACGAAGTCAATCAGAATTGTTAGCAACAAGAATATCACTGTGCTTTCCATCAACAAGAGAGGAGACAGCATACAGGCCAATGTTGTTCTACCTACAACACATCTGGGAGTGGAATATCTAGTCCCTTCCCATAATTACACCGAGTTGGCTGTCCAGCTGAACACCTATAATTACTCTGTGGTCACTGACTCGTCCATTGTGCCGATGGATTTCAGTTACAGACTCCTCATTATTAATGCAGAAAATGTGAGCAACAGCGTCACGGTGACCAAAAAAACACCTGAGAAGGAGGAAAGTACTGAGATCGCACTAGGCCCTTTTGAGCTGACGCAGCTGCCAAGCGACGCCTTCTGGTTTAAAGTTTCATCAACTGCAAAAGTTGCCGTGATCTTGACCAATCCGTGTATCGACACTGAGAATTGCAGGTGTAACTTGGTTGCACACCAACTTCGACCAACCACCTTTCTAGGAACTGAATTCATCTTCCCTCCTTTCGATGACCCTGTCAATCGCCTAGTTGTAACCTCAGCCGACAGTGTTGACCTCAGCTGTGGCTCTGAGAGCAAGACTGTTGCACCTGGTTCCATCGGATTACTTCCCTATTTACCAGCTCTAGACACTGGAAGCCCAAGCTTCACAACATCGGTGCCAGCATCGGTCAGAGTAATCCACCCTGGCATCATAATTGATCTCCTCCCGAAAACCTTGTTTTCTAGCTGCTACTTGGTACACACCAACATACAGACCAGAGCTTTTGTTATACTCATCGTTGAAACAGCGACAAAAGACGACACCCACATGGGCATTAAGCCTCTCAGCGCTGTAACCTCTGTAAATTGGAATGATGTGGGGGATACAGGATACTCATGGGCTTCAGTAAAACTGGATTCCTGTCGGTCATGCATCTTTTGGCATCCTACCTCGAAAATTGCGGTGTATGTCTTTGAGTATTCAGAATTATTGGTGTTGTATGGAGGTCCAGCAATTTCTATAAACAATGAGCCAG ACCCCAACGGTTGTGTTGTGGTTCCGACGGAATATGTACTTTCTAACGTCACATCCAGTTGGCAGGCATCTCGGGCTTACTGCATCAGTAAAGGCTTGATTCTGGCCAGTCCCAACATGAACTTTACACAACAAAAAATGGTAGCTACACTCAACAGTATGAATGCGGAAGGTGCTGCATGGCTTGGCCTGCGACGCAGCCTTGTCACCTCTGAGTGGTACTGGCATAAGGATGTCCACTTCAGCTTTGCCAACTGGGAGACCAACCAACCTACGAGCAGCCTGTGTGTTTCCATGAGGATGGAACCAAAAGGGAATTTCACATGGAGCAGTATGCGCTGCTGCTCATCCTTGCTTCCCCTGTGTGCTCGAGACATGGTAACCTTGGGCAACATGAACGATTTGAGTGTTTATCCATTTGGGGCAAGCACCTCCGTTAGCCCAGGCTCAACCACcagcctttcagccatctaa